The proteins below are encoded in one region of Takifugu rubripes chromosome 1, fTakRub1.2, whole genome shotgun sequence:
- the LOC115246435 gene encoding G-protein coupled estrogen receptor 1-like: MTMHGNYRVNAEDNLTVQINHTLAKVVSDLLQAPSENHEHYVISLFLSGLYTIFLFPIGFIGNIVILAVNLANEGRLSGPDLYFVNLAVADLVLVADSLIEVFNLKQGYYDMIGLCTFMNLFQQANMYSSVFFLTWMSFDRFVALTGFMGRSMSHPRFSCCLIWVSSSFFTLFPFAIAQIQHAGELHFCFVNVTQIQWLEVTLGFLLPFCILGLCYWRIAQVLVRSEWVEGNPQKKPRRQKALRMISAAVLVFFLCWLPKNVFTSVQLLRGDTDGGTLWQGYPLTGHAVRLAAFSNSCLNPLIYSFLGETFQDKLRAFLQRRNRTCAMLRRSVSRMSFSYEATGKPGFYASCKNSPNQSAQSNSDIHLKIETQFD; this comes from the coding sequence ATGACCATGCACGGGAACTATCGAGTCAACGCTGAAGATAATTTGACTGTACAGATAAATCACACACTAGCAAAAGTTGTCTCGGACCTTCTTCAGGCACCTTCTGAAAATCACGAACATTACGTAAttagtctcttcctgtctggcctCTACACCATATTCCTTTTCCCCATTGGCTTCATTGGGAATATTGTCATATTGGCGGTCAACCTGGCCAACGAGGGTCGCCTGTCTGGCCCGGACCTCTACTTTGTGAACCTGGCTGTGGCTGATCTGGTCCTTGTTGCCGACTCCCTCATCGAGGTGTTTAACCTGAAACAGGGCTACTATGACATGATCGGCCTCTGCACCTTCATGAATCTTTTCCAGCAAGCAAACATGTACAGCAGCGTCTTCTTTTTAACCTGGATGAGCTTTGATCGGTTCGTCGCACTGACTGGCTTCATGGGTCGCAGCATGTCCCATCCACgcttcagctgctgcctgatctgggtgtcctcctccttcttcacccTCTTTCCTTTCGCTATAGCTCAAATACAACATGCTGGAGAACTCCATTTCTgttttgtaaatgtcacacagatTCAGTGGCTGGAGGTGACGCTGGGATTCTTGTTGCCTTTCTGCATACTGGGTTTGTGCTACTGGAGAATAGCACAGGTGCTTGTGCGGAGTGAGTGGGTGGAAGGGAATCCTCAGAAGAAGCCTCGCAGACAGAAAGCCCTCAGGATGATCTCAGCAGCTGTACTAGTCTTCTTTCTCTGCTGGCTCCCGAAGAATGTGTTCACAAGTGTTCAACTTCTAAGGGGTGATACAGACGGTGGCACGCTGTGGCAGGGTTACCCACTGACGGGTCATGCCGTCAGGTTGGCAGCCTTTTCGAACAGCTGCCTCAACCCACTCATCTACAGCTTCCTCGGGGAGACTTTCCAGGATAAACTCAGGGCTTTTCTCCAACGGAGGAACAGAACATGTGCTATGCTGCGCAGGTCAGTCTCAAGAATGTCTTTCAGTTATGAAGCAACTGGAAAGCCAGGTTTTTATGCATCATGCAAAAACAGTCCAAATCAATCAGCACAGTCCAACTCtgacattcatttaaaaatagagACGCAATTTGATTAG
- the h3f3d gene encoding H3 histone, family 3D produces the protein MARTKQTARKSTGGKAPRKQLATKAARKSAPSTGGVKKPHRYRPGTVALREIRRYQKSTELLIRKLPFQRLVREIAQDFKTDLRFQSAAIGALQEASEAYLVGLFEDTNLCAIHAKRVTIMPKDIQLARRIRGERA, from the exons ATGGCTCGTACCAAGCAGACCGCTCGTAAATCCACCGGAGGAAAGGCTCCGAGAAAGCAGTTGGCCACCAAAGCTGCCAGGAAGAGTGCGCCATCTACCGGGGGCGTGAAGAAACCGCACAGATACAG GCCCGGTACTGTTGCTCTGCGTGAGATCCGTAGGTACCAGAAGTCCACTGAGTTGCTCATCAGGAAGCTGCCTTTCCAGCGACTTGTCAGAGAAATTGCACAGGATTTCAAGACAGATCTGCGTTTCCAGAGTGCAGCTATTGGAGCCCTGCAG gaAGCAAGTGAGGCATACTTGGTTGGATTGTTTGAGGACACCAATCTGTGTGCTATTCATGCAAAGAGGGTTACCATCATGCCCAAAGATATTCAGCTGGCCAGGCGAATTAGAGGGGAGCGTGCATAA
- the c1h8orf33 gene encoding UPF0488 protein C8orf33 homolog isoform X3 has protein sequence MPRIPSPQTLLPYLQGVFRVTSRPYEGHSFSIFVLEQMETTETQDTCSQDKQEGVREATSQDVSCHAEPVLQSKSKRNKKKKKSGKKQTSEAQQEKGPAKVNKAGKNTELSAEEQLNRQLDWCIEQLEMSFKSMKSTPKQKEEAYQALKTLRSSKAPLVKKRQVMRAMTGDYRQKMEEETKKQYKLIQTELASARVKVVSDSPKKCVFSRRGGAKSQKTTTAEEVLQQPEAQTSQTQEGTPAFVFVPTKEDFRFNFL, from the exons ATGCCCAGAAttccctctccccagacacTTCTTCCATATCTGCAGGGAGTATTCCGAGTCACTTCCAGACCATACGAGGGACATAGTTTCTCCATTTTTGTCCTAG AGCAAATGGAGACAACAGAGACCCAAGACACTTGTTCTCAAGACAAACAAGAAGGAGTCCGAGAGGCAACATCTCAGGATGTCAGCTGTCACGCTGAACCAGTGTTGCAATCAAAATCCAAgaggaacaagaagaagaagaaatcagGAAAAAAGCAAACTTCCGAGGCGCAGCAGGAAAAAGGTCCTGCTAAGGTTAACAAAGCGGGCAAAAATACGGAGCTG AGTGCAGAAGAACAACTGAACAGACAGTTGGACTGGTGCATCGAGCAGCTGGAAATGAGTTTTAAGTCCATGAAATCTACACCTAAGCAAA aagaagaagcctaTCAGGCCCTGAAGACTTTACGAAGCTCTAAAGCTCCTCTAGTAAAGAAGAGGCAGGTGATGAGAGCAATGACTGGAGATTATCGACAGAAAATGGAAGAGGAAACGAAAAAGCAGTACAAACTCATTCAGACTG AATTAGCATCAGCAAGGGTCAAAGTTGTATCTGATTCTCCAAAGAAGTGTGTATTCAGTCGAAGAGGAGGGGCAAAATCTCAGAAGACGACAACAGCAGAGGAGGTCCTGCAGCAACCAGAAGCCCAGACATCACAGACCCAGGAGGGAACAccagcatttgtttttgttccaaCCAAAGAGGATTTCCGTTTCAacttcctttga
- the c1h8orf33 gene encoding UPF0488 protein C8orf33 homolog isoform X5: MYGSPNCSWHDFEQMETTETQDTCSQDKQEGVREATSQDVSCHAEPVLQSKSKRNKKKKKSGKKQTSEAQQEKGPAKVNKAGKNTELSAEEQLNRQLDWCIEQLEMSFKSMKSTPKQKEEAYQALKTLRSSKAPLVKKRQVMRAMTGDYRQKMEEETKKQYKLIQTELASARVKVVSDSPKKCVFSRRGGAKSQKTTTAEEVLQQPEAQTSQTQEGTPAFVFVPTKEDFRFNFL, from the exons ATGTACGGAAGCCCGAACTGTTCGTGGCATGATTTTG AGCAAATGGAGACAACAGAGACCCAAGACACTTGTTCTCAAGACAAACAAGAAGGAGTCCGAGAGGCAACATCTCAGGATGTCAGCTGTCACGCTGAACCAGTGTTGCAATCAAAATCCAAgaggaacaagaagaagaagaaatcagGAAAAAAGCAAACTTCCGAGGCGCAGCAGGAAAAAGGTCCTGCTAAGGTTAACAAAGCGGGCAAAAATACGGAGCTG AGTGCAGAAGAACAACTGAACAGACAGTTGGACTGGTGCATCGAGCAGCTGGAAATGAGTTTTAAGTCCATGAAATCTACACCTAAGCAAA aagaagaagcctaTCAGGCCCTGAAGACTTTACGAAGCTCTAAAGCTCCTCTAGTAAAGAAGAGGCAGGTGATGAGAGCAATGACTGGAGATTATCGACAGAAAATGGAAGAGGAAACGAAAAAGCAGTACAAACTCATTCAGACTG AATTAGCATCAGCAAGGGTCAAAGTTGTATCTGATTCTCCAAAGAAGTGTGTATTCAGTCGAAGAGGAGGGGCAAAATCTCAGAAGACGACAACAGCAGAGGAGGTCCTGCAGCAACCAGAAGCCCAGACATCACAGACCCAGGAGGGAACAccagcatttgtttttgttccaaCCAAAGAGGATTTCCGTTTCAacttcctttga
- the c1h8orf33 gene encoding UPF0488 protein C8orf33 homolog isoform X4, with protein sequence MYGSPNCSWHDFDIEPTSSCCAHINSRPNNPVWSKSDNSFRFDFVPDDCPVPPSQTSADGAEPAREQMETTETQDTCSQDKQEGVREATSQDVSCHAEPVLQSKSKRNKKKKKSGKKQTSEAQQEKGPAKVNKAGKNTELSAEEQLNRQLDWCIEQLEMSFKSMKSTPKQKEEAYQALKTLRSSKAPLVKKRQVMRAMTGDYRQKMEEETKKQYKLIQTELASARVKVVSDSPKKCVFSRRGGAKSQKTTTAEEVLQQPEAQTSQTQEGTPAFVFVPTKEDFRFNFL encoded by the exons ATGTACGGAAGCCCGAACTGTTCGTGGCATGATTTTG ACATTGAGCCGACATCAAGCTGCTGCGCTCACATCAACAGCAGACCTAACAATCCCGTTTGGTCTAAAAGTGACAACAGCTTCAGATTTGACTTCGTCCCAGATGATTGTCCAGTGCCGCCGAGCCAAACATCTGCAGATGGGGCTGAACCAGCAAGAG AGCAAATGGAGACAACAGAGACCCAAGACACTTGTTCTCAAGACAAACAAGAAGGAGTCCGAGAGGCAACATCTCAGGATGTCAGCTGTCACGCTGAACCAGTGTTGCAATCAAAATCCAAgaggaacaagaagaagaagaaatcagGAAAAAAGCAAACTTCCGAGGCGCAGCAGGAAAAAGGTCCTGCTAAGGTTAACAAAGCGGGCAAAAATACGGAGCTG AGTGCAGAAGAACAACTGAACAGACAGTTGGACTGGTGCATCGAGCAGCTGGAAATGAGTTTTAAGTCCATGAAATCTACACCTAAGCAAA aagaagaagcctaTCAGGCCCTGAAGACTTTACGAAGCTCTAAAGCTCCTCTAGTAAAGAAGAGGCAGGTGATGAGAGCAATGACTGGAGATTATCGACAGAAAATGGAAGAGGAAACGAAAAAGCAGTACAAACTCATTCAGACTG AATTAGCATCAGCAAGGGTCAAAGTTGTATCTGATTCTCCAAAGAAGTGTGTATTCAGTCGAAGAGGAGGGGCAAAATCTCAGAAGACGACAACAGCAGAGGAGGTCCTGCAGCAACCAGAAGCCCAGACATCACAGACCCAGGAGGGAACAccagcatttgtttttgttccaaCCAAAGAGGATTTCCGTTTCAacttcctttga
- the c1h8orf33 gene encoding UPF0488 protein C8orf33 homolog isoform X1 → MYGSPNCSWHDFDIEPTSSCCAHINSRPNNPVWSKSDNSFRFDFVPDDCPVPPSQTSADGAEPARGSLSIEEHGHEFAFNFKIPSVEQMETTETQDTCSQDKQEGVREATSQDVSCHAEPVLQSKSKRNKKKKKSGKKQTSEAQQEKGPAKVNKAGKNTELSAEEQLNRQLDWCIEQLEMSFKSMKSTPKQKEEAYQALKTLRSSKAPLVKKRQVMRAMTGDYRQKMEEETKKQYKLIQTELASARVKVVSDSPKKCVFSRRGGAKSQKTTTAEEVLQQPEAQTSQTQEGTPAFVFVPTKEDFRFNFL, encoded by the exons ATGTACGGAAGCCCGAACTGTTCGTGGCATGATTTTG ACATTGAGCCGACATCAAGCTGCTGCGCTCACATCAACAGCAGACCTAACAATCCCGTTTGGTCTAAAAGTGACAACAGCTTCAGATTTGACTTCGTCCCAGATGATTGTCCAGTGCCGCCGAGCCAAACATCTGCAGATGGGGCTGAACCAGCAAGAGGCTCGTTATCCATTGAAGAACACGGACACGAATTTGCCTTTAACTTTAAGATTCCTTCTGTAGAGCAAATGGAGACAACAGAGACCCAAGACACTTGTTCTCAAGACAAACAAGAAGGAGTCCGAGAGGCAACATCTCAGGATGTCAGCTGTCACGCTGAACCAGTGTTGCAATCAAAATCCAAgaggaacaagaagaagaagaaatcagGAAAAAAGCAAACTTCCGAGGCGCAGCAGGAAAAAGGTCCTGCTAAGGTTAACAAAGCGGGCAAAAATACGGAGCTG AGTGCAGAAGAACAACTGAACAGACAGTTGGACTGGTGCATCGAGCAGCTGGAAATGAGTTTTAAGTCCATGAAATCTACACCTAAGCAAA aagaagaagcctaTCAGGCCCTGAAGACTTTACGAAGCTCTAAAGCTCCTCTAGTAAAGAAGAGGCAGGTGATGAGAGCAATGACTGGAGATTATCGACAGAAAATGGAAGAGGAAACGAAAAAGCAGTACAAACTCATTCAGACTG AATTAGCATCAGCAAGGGTCAAAGTTGTATCTGATTCTCCAAAGAAGTGTGTATTCAGTCGAAGAGGAGGGGCAAAATCTCAGAAGACGACAACAGCAGAGGAGGTCCTGCAGCAACCAGAAGCCCAGACATCACAGACCCAGGAGGGAACAccagcatttgtttttgttccaaCCAAAGAGGATTTCCGTTTCAacttcctttga
- the c1h8orf33 gene encoding UPF0488 protein C8orf33 homolog isoform X6, whose translation MTDGKLMFIEQMETTETQDTCSQDKQEGVREATSQDVSCHAEPVLQSKSKRNKKKKKSGKKQTSEAQQEKGPAKVNKAGKNTELSAEEQLNRQLDWCIEQLEMSFKSMKSTPKQKEEAYQALKTLRSSKAPLVKKRQVMRAMTGDYRQKMEEETKKQYKLIQTELASARVKVVSDSPKKCVFSRRGGAKSQKTTTAEEVLQQPEAQTSQTQEGTPAFVFVPTKEDFRFNFL comes from the exons ATGACGGATGGAAAGCTAATGTTCATAG AGCAAATGGAGACAACAGAGACCCAAGACACTTGTTCTCAAGACAAACAAGAAGGAGTCCGAGAGGCAACATCTCAGGATGTCAGCTGTCACGCTGAACCAGTGTTGCAATCAAAATCCAAgaggaacaagaagaagaagaaatcagGAAAAAAGCAAACTTCCGAGGCGCAGCAGGAAAAAGGTCCTGCTAAGGTTAACAAAGCGGGCAAAAATACGGAGCTG AGTGCAGAAGAACAACTGAACAGACAGTTGGACTGGTGCATCGAGCAGCTGGAAATGAGTTTTAAGTCCATGAAATCTACACCTAAGCAAA aagaagaagcctaTCAGGCCCTGAAGACTTTACGAAGCTCTAAAGCTCCTCTAGTAAAGAAGAGGCAGGTGATGAGAGCAATGACTGGAGATTATCGACAGAAAATGGAAGAGGAAACGAAAAAGCAGTACAAACTCATTCAGACTG AATTAGCATCAGCAAGGGTCAAAGTTGTATCTGATTCTCCAAAGAAGTGTGTATTCAGTCGAAGAGGAGGGGCAAAATCTCAGAAGACGACAACAGCAGAGGAGGTCCTGCAGCAACCAGAAGCCCAGACATCACAGACCCAGGAGGGAACAccagcatttgtttttgttccaaCCAAAGAGGATTTCCGTTTCAacttcctttga
- the c1h8orf33 gene encoding UPF0488 protein C8orf33 homolog isoform X2 — translation MTDGKLMFIDIEPTSSCCAHINSRPNNPVWSKSDNSFRFDFVPDDCPVPPSQTSADGAEPARGSLSIEEHGHEFAFNFKIPSVEQMETTETQDTCSQDKQEGVREATSQDVSCHAEPVLQSKSKRNKKKKKSGKKQTSEAQQEKGPAKVNKAGKNTELSAEEQLNRQLDWCIEQLEMSFKSMKSTPKQKEEAYQALKTLRSSKAPLVKKRQVMRAMTGDYRQKMEEETKKQYKLIQTELASARVKVVSDSPKKCVFSRRGGAKSQKTTTAEEVLQQPEAQTSQTQEGTPAFVFVPTKEDFRFNFL, via the exons ATGACGGATGGAAAGCTAATGTTCATAG ACATTGAGCCGACATCAAGCTGCTGCGCTCACATCAACAGCAGACCTAACAATCCCGTTTGGTCTAAAAGTGACAACAGCTTCAGATTTGACTTCGTCCCAGATGATTGTCCAGTGCCGCCGAGCCAAACATCTGCAGATGGGGCTGAACCAGCAAGAGGCTCGTTATCCATTGAAGAACACGGACACGAATTTGCCTTTAACTTTAAGATTCCTTCTGTAGAGCAAATGGAGACAACAGAGACCCAAGACACTTGTTCTCAAGACAAACAAGAAGGAGTCCGAGAGGCAACATCTCAGGATGTCAGCTGTCACGCTGAACCAGTGTTGCAATCAAAATCCAAgaggaacaagaagaagaagaaatcagGAAAAAAGCAAACTTCCGAGGCGCAGCAGGAAAAAGGTCCTGCTAAGGTTAACAAAGCGGGCAAAAATACGGAGCTG AGTGCAGAAGAACAACTGAACAGACAGTTGGACTGGTGCATCGAGCAGCTGGAAATGAGTTTTAAGTCCATGAAATCTACACCTAAGCAAA aagaagaagcctaTCAGGCCCTGAAGACTTTACGAAGCTCTAAAGCTCCTCTAGTAAAGAAGAGGCAGGTGATGAGAGCAATGACTGGAGATTATCGACAGAAAATGGAAGAGGAAACGAAAAAGCAGTACAAACTCATTCAGACTG AATTAGCATCAGCAAGGGTCAAAGTTGTATCTGATTCTCCAAAGAAGTGTGTATTCAGTCGAAGAGGAGGGGCAAAATCTCAGAAGACGACAACAGCAGAGGAGGTCCTGCAGCAACCAGAAGCCCAGACATCACAGACCCAGGAGGGAACAccagcatttgtttttgttccaaCCAAAGAGGATTTCCGTTTCAacttcctttga
- the anks3 gene encoding ankyrin repeat and SAM domain-containing protein 3, producing the protein MSELSDEASESEQLGSSLSLWLGESLIRPEELDVPLDLHTACSIGQYDVVAECIKKREVDLDGKNKGGWTPLMYASYIGHDNIANLLLEAGVNVNATTAKGVTPLMLAASCGNESIAYFLLQQGADLELKDCRGWTALFHCTSTGHQQMVKFLLDNKADANVKEPGSGFTPLMEAAASGHEIIVQHLLDHKVKVNERNTKGENARALAMMYGYTKIVSLIDSQSPRIKLGHFEDLSSSEDSDSAPPRSRPSRNRAKGISIHDGPQAIAKFRVGGTSKQCEVNAAPPGYTVYRDIGEQNDSICFRDVTSPINELDVQSNSSRDDSPFFDNDMPTMRSSSSSSDGLPHVTGLNWEGSVESNEDSDQCKKSSSRRMSKGHHSKLKGRHGSNDAAPSSGGVNCGARSHAGLPPSYTGPKDLAEFLEQIGFSKYLALLEEQDIDLRIFLTLTENDLKEIGITLFGPKRKMTSAIARWHSSARPPGDALEQAYADQLEAKMQEMAIQLHKRCEEVASLQSQVSQEKELRAVMEGCLMEEKMAWRRVNAELVENHRLAQDMSATLAEFRAGRSELLSRLTTEEKSISGVQGGHTDVRVKEGLSCFSNIELKKKLDSNEEELVGKLQIVLQSLRRLSALEKVSDNWERP; encoded by the exons ATGTCCGAACTAAGTGATGAGGCCAGTGAATCCGAACAGCTGGGTTCCAGCCTTTCCCTGTGGCTGGGTGAGTCCCTGATCCGACCCGAGGAACTGGATGTTCCCCTGGACCTGCACACCGCCTGTTCCATCGGGCAGTACGACGTGGTGGCCGAGTGCATTAAGAA ACGTGAGGTTGACCTGGACGGCAAAAACAAGGGTGGATGGACCCCTCTTATGTATGCATCCTATATTGGACATGACAACATTGCAAATCTCTTGCTGGAGGCTGGTGTGAATGTAAATGCTACCACTGCCAAAGGAGTAACTCCTTTGATGTTAGCAGCAAGCTGTGGAAATGAGAGTATTGCATACTTTCTGCTGCAG CAAGGTGCTGATTTGGAGCTGAAGGACTGTCGAGGATGGACGGCTCTATTTCACTGCACAAGCACTGGCCACCAGCAGATGGTCAAGTTCCTTCTGGATAATAAGGCTGATGCCAATGTAAA GGAGCCAGGGTCTGGTTTCACTCCTCTGATGGAGGCGGCTGCTTCTGGACATGAAATCATTGTTCAGCACCTGCTTGATCAT AAAGTTAAAGTTAATGAACGTAACACTAAAGGAGAGAATGCCCGTGCTCTGGCCATGATGTACGGCTACACCAAGATCGTCAGCCTCATTGATTCACAGTCTCCAAGGATCAAACTGG GGCATTTTGAAGACCTGAGCTCCTCAGAGGACTCTGACAGTGCTCCACCGAGGTCAAGGCCAAGTCGAAACCGTGCTAAAGGCATTAGCATCCATGATGGACCACAGGCCATCGCCAAGTTCCGAGTAGGAGGCACCAGCAAACAGTGTG AGGTCAATGCTGCACCACCGGGATACACGGTGTACCGCGATATCGGCGAACAGAACGACAGTATTTGCTTCCGTGATGTGACCTCACCCATCAATGAGTTGGATGtccagagcaacagcagcagag ACGACAGCCCGTTCTTTGACAACGACATGCCCACCatgaggagcagcagtagcagcagtgaCGGTTTGCCTCACGTGACTGGTCTCAATTGGGAAGGTTCTGTAGAGAGCAATGAG GACTCTGACCAATGCAAAAAGAGCAGCTCTCGCAGAATGAGTAAAGGTCATCACTCAAAACTCAAAGGGCGCCATGGAAGCAATGATGCAGCTCCCTCCAGTGGTGGGGTCAACTGTGGTGCAAGGTCACATGCTGGTCTTCCACCCTCCTACACGGGCCCAAAG gaCCTCGCAGAGTTCTTGGAACAAATTGGCTTCTCTAAATATCTTGCTTTACTGGAGGAGCAGGACATTGACCTGCGGATATTTCTCACCCTGACAGAAAATGATCTGAAAGAAATAGGGATCAC CTTGTTTGGACCCAAGCGTAAAATGACCTCGGCTATTGCGAGATGGCACAGCAGCGCTCGGCCTCCCGGTGACGCTCTGGAACAGGCCTACGCTGACCAGCTTGAGGCTAAGATGCAGGAGATGGCCATTCAGCTACACAAG CGCTGTGAAGAAGTAGCGAGCCTGCAGAGTCAGGTGTCTCAGGAGAAGGAGCTGCGGGCCGTGATGGAAGGTTGCCTCATGGAAGAAAAGATGGCGTGGAGGAGGGTCAACGCCGAGCTGGTGGAGAACCACCGCCTGGCTCAGGACATGAGTGCCACACTGGCAGAGTTCAGGGCCGGCCGCTCGGAACTTCTGTCCCGCTTGACTACTGAGGAGAAGAGCATCTCTGGTGTACAGGGAGGTCACACAGACGTTAGAG TCAAGGAGGGGCTGTCATGCTTCAGTAACATAGAACTAAAAAAGAAATTAGACTCCAATGAGGAAGAACTAG TGGGGAAACTGCAAATTGTGCTTCAGAGTCTGAGACGTCTAAGTGCCCTTGAAAAGGTTTCCGATAATTGGGAAAGGCCTTAA